From one Rhodamnia argentea isolate NSW1041297 chromosome 1, ASM2092103v1, whole genome shotgun sequence genomic stretch:
- the LOC115754543 gene encoding transcription factor JAMYB-like, with product MDADQVLRSRYESSSPVHAEEEETSDVRKGLWTAEEDALLANHVKIHGEGRWSSIARCTGLKRTGKSCRLRWLNYLRPDLRRGNMTLEEQLLILELHCRWGNRWSKIAQHLPGRTDNEIKNYWRTRVQKLAKHLKCEVNSKEFRDAMRCVWMPRFAEQIRASTQGPLHRPAENPPRTHGIRSGYSVDGDRRDLLLPELSSSVSSDSSDAWFSSSPSHNQVGEIGSEHFELGSANGPKYRTGYSEWWQPGVDAGEQEDSNGCLVSGDLLEDLWNEEDVWFLQQQLLE from the exons ATGGATGCTGATCAAGTCTTGAGAAGCCGATACGAGTCATCATCACCAGTTcatgctgaagaagaagaaacatcgGACGTGAGGAAAGGCCTTTGGACTGCCGAAGAGGACGCCTTGCTCGCGAATCATGTGAAGATCCATGGCGAAGGCCGTTGGAGCTCGATCGCTCGTTGCACAG GATTGAAGCGGACCGGCAAGAGCTGCAGATTAAGATGGCTGAACTATTTACGCCCCGATCTAAGGCGCGGGAATATGACTCTCGAAGAGCAACTGTTGATTCTTGAACTCCATTGTCGCTGGGGCAACAG GTGGTCGAAAATAGCTCAGCACTTGCCCGGAAGGACGGACAACGAGATAAAGAACTACTGGAGGACGAGAGTGCAAAAGTTAGCCAAGCACCTCAAGTGCGAAGTCAATAGCAAAGAATTTAGAGACGCGATGCGCTGCGTGTGGATGCCACGGTTTGCGGAGCAGATCCGGGCATCGACGCAAGGCCCATTGCATCGACCTGCTGAGAACCCTCCTCGAACTCACGGCATCAGGTCGGGATATTCGGTCGACGGTGATCGCAGAGACTTGTTGCTGCCCGAGCTATCATCCAGCGTGTCGTCCGATTCTTCGGATGCTTGGTTTAGCAGTTCGCCTTCTCATAACCAAGTCGGCGAAATCGGCTCTGAACATTTCGAGCTCGGTTCGGCTAATGGCCCGAAGTACCGGACCGGGTATTCGGAATGGTGGCAGCCGGGTGTGGATGCGGGAGAGCAAGAAGACAGCAACGGTTGTTTAGTCAGTGGAGACTTATTGGAGGACTTGTGGAACGAGGAAGATGTATGGTTCTTGCAACAGCAGCTTCTCGAGTAG
- the LOC115754542 gene encoding probable pectinesterase 53 yields the protein MSSILSHTQFFLFLLSLCICNISLASSALSDDGGFSRWVSWNVENYHRETWLNAVSTARAPGIPGKKLVDWKLWKADMNKVRKTVSQDGTGDYRTISEALNSIPVFNTRRVILVIKPGVYREKINVPRNVPFVTFLGDSTSPPTITGNDTASVTGRGGTPLKTFQSATVAVDANYFIAVNIKFENTAPHEVGSIGEQAVALRISGTKAAFYNCSFIGNQDTLYDHKGLHYFNNCFIQGSVDFIFGYGRSLYENCYLNSVAKKVASLTAQKRTNASLASGFSFKNSTITGSGLIYLGRAWGDYSRVIFSYTFMDRVVVPQGWSDWGDPKRDARIYYGEYKCSGPGANTTGRVSWARMLTDEEAKPFLGTYYIEGDTWLLSP from the exons ATGTCTAGCATTCTCTCACACACCCagttcttcctctttcttctctccctATGCATCTGCAACATCTCTTTGGCTTCTTCAGCCTTGAGCGATGATGGCGGCTTCAGCAGATGGGTGTCGTGGAATGTCGAAAATTACCATCGTGAAACTTGGTTGAATGCAGTGTCGACGGCTCGAGCTCCCGGTATTCCCGGGAAGAAACTAGTTGATTGGAAGCTGTGGAAAGCAGATATGAACAAGGTACGGAAGACAGTGAGCCAAGACGGAACCGGCGATTACAGGACGATTTCGGAAGCTCTTAACAGTATTCCTGTGTTCAACACCAGGAGAGTCATTTTGGTGATCAAGCCTGGGGTTTATAG AGAGAAGATTAATGTACCAAGAAATGTGCCATTTGTGACATTTTTGGGAGACTCAACTAGTCCACCAACAATCACTGGGAATGACACGGCATCCGTGACTGGAAGAGGTGGAACACCATTGAAGACGTTTCAGAGCGCGACCGTCGCAGTCGACGCGAATTATTTTATTGCCGTCAACATCAAATTCGAG AACACAGCTCCACATGAGGTTGGATCGATAGGAGAACAAGCAGTGGCATTGCGGATATCGGGCACGAAGGCGGCGTTCTACAACTGCAGCTTCATTGGGAACCAAGACACTCTCTACGATCACAAGGGCCTTCACTATTTCAATAACTGCTTCATCCAAGGCTCTGTGGACTTTATCTTCGGCTATGGCAGGTCTCTTTATGAG AACTGCTATTTGAACTCCGTCGCCAAGAAAGTGGCCTCTCTCACAGCGCAAAAACGCACGAATGCCTCGTTGGCAAGCGGGTTTTCCTTCAAGAACAGCACCATCACAGGGAGTGGCCTCATCTACCTCGGCAGGGCATGGGGAGACTATTCCAGGGTCATTTTCTCTTACACTTTCATGGACAGGGTGGTTGTTCCCCAGGGATGGAGCGACTGGGGCGACCCGAAACGTGATGC ACGAATCTATTACGGAGAATACAAGTGCAGTGGACCTGGAGCCAACACGACAGGAAGAGTTTCATGGGCAAGAATGCTGACAGATGAGGAGGCTAAGCCGTTCCTAGGGACTTACTACATCGAGGGCGATACTTGGCTCCTAAGCCCTTGA